Part of the Micromonospora inyonensis genome, GCAGACGGTCACCCTCACCGCCACCGGCCTTCCGGCCGGCGCGACCGCGACCTTCAGCCCGGCGTCGATCGCCACCGGTGCCTCCGCGGCCCTCACCATCGCCACCACCGGCAGCACCGCCCCGGGCACGTACCCCGTGACCATCACCGCGACCGGGCCGGTGACCACGCAGAGCACGTCGTACGCGCTGACCGTCAACGGGCCTCCCGGCTGCGCGCAGACCAACAACACCGACGCCACGATCGCCGACAACAGCACCGTGGACAGCTCCGTCACCATCTCGGGCTGCACCGGTAACGCCTCGGCGACCAGCACCGTGCAGGTGGCGATCGTGCACACCTACATCGGTGACCTGGTGGTCAGCCTGATCGCTCCGGACGGCAGCGCCTACGTGCTGCACAACCGGGCCGGCGGTTCGACCGACAACCTCAACCAGACCTACCCGGTCAACCTGTCGTCGGAGGTCGCCAACGGCACCTGGCGGTTGCGCGTCCAGGACGCGGCGAGCGGCGACGTCGGTTACCTCGACAGCTGGACGCTCAACCTGGGCGCCCCGCCCGTGCCGACCTGCGGTGGCACCAACGGCACCGACGTGACCATCGCGGACAACACCACGGTCACCAGCACCATCGCGGTCAGCGGCTGCACCGGCAACGCGTCGTCGGCCAGCACCGTGCAGGTGGCGATCGTGCACACCTACATCGGTGACCTGGTGGTCAGCCTGATCGCTCCGGACGGCAGCGCCTACGTGCTGCACAACCGGGCCGGCGGTTCGGCCGACAACCTCAACCAGACCTACCCGGTCAACCTGTCGTCGGAGACCCGAAACGGCACCTGGACCCTGCGGGTGCAGGACGCCGCCTCCGGTGACGTCGGCTACCTCAACACGTGGACCCTCGGCCTGTAACCCGCCTCGACGCCGGATCCTCGGCCGGCCGGGCCCCTTCGCGCGACGCGGAGGGGCCCACCGGCGTCCGACGGATCGGCCTCAACGGCCGACCTCGAACGCACCCACCCTCTCGACGAGCCAGGTCACATCGGCGCCACTCGGTACCTCGACCGGCTCGGACCCCCGGCAGAAGACCCGCGCGCCCGTGGTCACGCCGCCGAGCCGCATCGAACCGTCGCTCACGCGCAGCCAGGTGCCCTCGCGCATGGCGAGCACCGGGACGTCGTTCTCCTCGAGGAACTGGGTCAGTCGCTCCTCCCGGGTCTCGCCCTGGTGGGTCGAGGCCGGGTCCGGGTCGAGGTAGTGGGGGTTGATCTGGAACGGCACGAGACCGAAGGTCTCGAAGGACGGTGGTTGGACGATCGGCATGTCGTTCGTCGTCCGCAGGCTCGGCGTCGCGACGTTGGTGCCGGCACTCGAACCGACGTATGGCATCCCCTCGGCCACCCGGGCCCGTACGACGCTGATCAGACCCGCCTCGTGGATCGCCTTGACGAGACGGAAGGTGTTGCCGCCGCCGACGAAGACCGCCTCGGCCTCGGCGACCAGGTCGCGTGGCGTGCCCTCGTGTGCTCCCCGGACGGTGATGCCGAGTGGCTCCAGGGCCCGACGGACCGTGTCGGTGTAGCCGTCGTGGTCTGCCAGTGCGAAGGGGACGAACACGATGGAGCGCCGGCCGTCGAGTGCCTGGAGGATCGCGTCGCGCGCATGCTCCAGGTAGGCCCGTCCCGGGGCCGTCGAGTTGGACAGCAGCAGCAGGTTCTGGTGGCCCTGGGTCATGGTGTCTCCTCGGTGCGGCCGGTCCGGCTGGCCGGCGCGGCGTTCAGTGGGACCGGGTCACCCTGGTCTGCCGGGCTACGGCGGCCGAGTGCGCCCGGTTGTCGAGCAGGGCGGACAGTTGCTCCGCCGCGGCCTGTAGCGCGGGCAGGTGGTCCCGGATGTCGTCCGGACGGGCCGGGTACTTGCTCTCGCCGAGGCTGAGCGAGCCGACGGGCCGCCCCCGGAGGATGATCGGCACGGCGAGCGCCCTCGTGGCGTAGTCGTACTCGCCCTCCGAGTAGGCGTAGCCCTGGGCGACGGTCTCGACGAAGAGCCGTTCGAGTTCCTGCTCGTCGACCTTCGTCAGCCCGGTGAACGTCGCGAAGACCCGGCCGGAGATCAGGGCGCGTCGCTCGTTGCTGTCGAGGAAGGCGAAGTAGCCGCGGGAGGTGGCTCCCGCGTTGGCCGGGTACAACTCGCCGACGAGCGGGTGACTACGCAGCGGGCCGCCGCCGTCGACGGCGGCGACGCAGCGGACGTGGAGCCCGTCCGGGACGGCGAAGATGGCGGTGCGGTCGGTCTGGAAGGCCAGCGGCTCGAGCACCCGCTGCGCCAGGGCGGCCAGCCCGCCCGCCCGCTCCCAGACGGCGGCCATCCGCCACATCGTCGGTCCGAGGCTGTAGCGCCGGGTCACCGGGTCGGCGCTGAGGAAGCCACGCGCGGCGAGCGCGGCGAGGATCCGCTGCGCGGTCGACTTGTCGATGGCGAAGGCTTCGGCAAGCTCCATGACGCCCCAGTCCCGACGCCGTTCGGTGAACGACAGGAGGACCTCCAGGGCGCGGTCCACGGTCTGGAGCGGCGAGCGGGGGCGGGCGACGCCGTCGTCTGGCATGGGTCCTCCGGGCTGGACGGGACGGGTCAGAACCTACCGCACCCTGATCCAGTTCGGGATGCCCTCTCAGATAGAGAGAAAGTATTGCACGAGGGTGCCGGGCCGGCGAACCCTTGGTGACGCAAAGCCCAGGTCAGGCCCAACAACGCGCAGATTGGAGGTGTCCGTGAACCACGTGGTGCGACGGGTGCTGGCGATGATCCCGGCACTGTTCGGTGTCGTGCTCTGCATCTTCCTTCTCACCCGCGTCCTGCCCGGTGACCCGGCCCGCACGCTCGCGGGGGAGCAGGCCGACCCGGCGACCGTCGAGAAGATCCGCGTCGAGATGGGCCTCGACCAGCCGTTGGCCGCGCAGTTCGTCTCCTACCTGCGTGATCTCTTCTCGGGCGACCTCGGGTTCGCGTGGCACACCGGGCAGCCCGTCCTCACCGACTTCGCCTCCCGGCTGCCGGCGACGGTCGAACTCGCCGTCGTGGCGATCCTCATCTCACTGCTCGTCGGAGTCCCGATCGGGGTCGTCAGCGCGACGCGGCGCGACCGGCCCATCGACCACGCCAGCCGGATCTTCTCGCTGGTCGGGGCGTCCATGCCGCTCTTCTGGCTCGCCCTCCTCGTGATCTTCGTCTTCTACAACAAGCTCGGCTGGGAACCGGCCCCGCTGGGCCGCATCGCCCAGGACGTGAACCCCCCGACCTCGATCACCGGGCTCTACGTCCTCGACTCGCTCCTGAGCGGTGACGTCGTCGCGCTGAAGTCGTCGCTGGCCCACGTCATCTGGCCGGCCATGTGCCTCGCCACCGGGAGCACGGCGATCATCGCCCGGATGACCCGTTCCGAGATGCTCGAGGTGATCAACCAGGACTACGTGCGCACCGCCCGATCCAAGGGCCTGCCGCCGGCCAGGGTCATCCTCAAGCACGCGTTGAAGAACGCCGCCCCGGTCATCGTGACCGTCGTCGGCCTGCAGTTCGGTCAACTCCTCGGCGGCGCGGTCATCACCGAGACGGTCTTCAGCTGGCCCGGCATCGGCCAGTACGTGGTCCAGTCCGTGCTCGCCACCGACTACGCGCCGGTGCAGGCATTCACGCTGCTGGCCGCAGTCGTCTACCTGACGGTCAACCTCTGTGTCGACCTGTTCAACGCCCGCCTGGACCCGAGGATCGAGAATGCCTGACACCACCGTGTCCGCCACCGCGCCGGGCAGCCGGACCGCGTCGGCCGACCAGGCGAGGTCGAGGCCCACGACGGCGTGGCGCCTGCTGGTCCGCAACCGCCTGGCGATGGTCGGTCTCGTCTTCATCGCGATCTGGACAATCGGTGCACTCCTGGCCGACCTGCTGCCGTACTCGCCCACCGAGACCGGGGTCGGCGGGCTTCTCGAGCCACCCTCCCGCGAGCACCTCTTCGGCACGGACAACTTCGGTCGCGACATCCTCGCCCGGGTCCTCGCCGGCGGGCGGATCTCGCTCTGGACGGGGCTCATCGCCGTCGGGATCTCGCTCCTCGTGGGTGTCCCGATCGGCGCCATCTCCGGCTTCGTCGGCGGCGCGGTGAGCACGGTGCTCATGCGGGTGATGGACGTGCTCCTCGCCTTCCCGTCCCTCGTCCTGGCCATGGCGATCGCCGCAGCCCTCGGGCCCGGCCTGGCCAGCGCGATGGTCGCCGTGGGCGTCGTCGGCATCCCCGAGTTCGCCCGCATCGTCTACAGCCAGACCCGCTCGCTGCGGGAGCGTGACTTCGTCGAGGCGGGCCGCGCCATCGGGCTGCGGGACCGCACGATCCTCCTCCGCCACATCGTCCCGAACACCGTCGCCCCGATCCTCGTCCGGTCGACCCTCGGCATGGGCTACGCGATCCTCACGGCCGCCTCGCTCAGCTTCATCGGCCTCGGCGCGCAGCCGCCGACGGCGGAGTGGGGCGTCATGATCTCGGACGGCCGTGGCTACATCATCAGCGGCGAGTGGTGGATGACCTTCTTCCCGGGCATCGCCATCGCCACCTCGATTCTCGGCTTCAACCTGATCGGCGACGGCCTTCGTGACGTCCTCGACCCGCGCCTGCGGACGAGCCGATGACCCGGTGCGGACCTGCCACGGACGCCAGCCCATCCGCCCATCCATCCCCCACCCCTGACCCGAAGGAGAACAGCGTGAAGCGCAGAGCCACCCTGGCTGCCGCGGTCGCCGCCACCTTCCTCGCCGCCGGCTGTGGAGCCAACGCCAACCAGGGCGGCTCCTCGCAGGCCGGCGGGGCCGGCAAGGACACCCTCGTCGTCGCCT contains:
- a CDS encoding ABC transporter permease, with translation MPDTTVSATAPGSRTASADQARSRPTTAWRLLVRNRLAMVGLVFIAIWTIGALLADLLPYSPTETGVGGLLEPPSREHLFGTDNFGRDILARVLAGGRISLWTGLIAVGISLLVGVPIGAISGFVGGAVSTVLMRVMDVLLAFPSLVLAMAIAAALGPGLASAMVAVGVVGIPEFARIVYSQTRSLRERDFVEAGRAIGLRDRTILLRHIVPNTVAPILVRSTLGMGYAILTAASLSFIGLGAQPPTAEWGVMISDGRGYIISGEWWMTFFPGIAIATSILGFNLIGDGLRDVLDPRLRTSR
- a CDS encoding IclR family transcriptional regulator encodes the protein MPDDGVARPRSPLQTVDRALEVLLSFTERRRDWGVMELAEAFAIDKSTAQRILAALAARGFLSADPVTRRYSLGPTMWRMAAVWERAGGLAALAQRVLEPLAFQTDRTAIFAVPDGLHVRCVAAVDGGGPLRSHPLVGELYPANAGATSRGYFAFLDSNERRALISGRVFATFTGLTKVDEQELERLFVETVAQGYAYSEGEYDYATRALAVPIILRGRPVGSLSLGESKYPARPDDIRDHLPALQAAAEQLSALLDNRAHSAAVARQTRVTRSH
- a CDS encoding ABC transporter permease, whose protein sequence is MNHVVRRVLAMIPALFGVVLCIFLLTRVLPGDPARTLAGEQADPATVEKIRVEMGLDQPLAAQFVSYLRDLFSGDLGFAWHTGQPVLTDFASRLPATVELAVVAILISLLVGVPIGVVSATRRDRPIDHASRIFSLVGASMPLFWLALLVIFVFYNKLGWEPAPLGRIAQDVNPPTSITGLYVLDSLLSGDVVALKSSLAHVIWPAMCLATGSTAIIARMTRSEMLEVINQDYVRTARSKGLPPARVILKHALKNAAPVIVTVVGLQFGQLLGGAVITETVFSWPGIGQYVVQSVLATDYAPVQAFTLLAAVVYLTVNLCVDLFNARLDPRIENA
- the pepE gene encoding dipeptidase PepE; this translates as MTQGHQNLLLLSNSTAPGRAYLEHARDAILQALDGRRSIVFVPFALADHDGYTDTVRRALEPLGITVRGAHEGTPRDLVAEAEAVFVGGGNTFRLVKAIHEAGLISVVRARVAEGMPYVGSSAGTNVATPSLRTTNDMPIVQPPSFETFGLVPFQINPHYLDPDPASTHQGETREERLTQFLEENDVPVLAMREGTWLRVSDGSMRLGGVTTGARVFCRGSEPVEVPSGADVTWLVERVGAFEVGR